The following are encoded together in the Streptomyces tsukubensis genome:
- a CDS encoding 2'-5' RNA ligase family protein produces the protein MGTVTLGVSIAVPEPYGSLLQERRAGFGDPAAHGIPTHITLLPPTEADSSALAAIETHLSEVAASGRPFPMRLEGTGTFRPVSPVVYVTVAEGADACAWLQKQVRDASGPVARELLFPYHPHVTVAHSIAEEAMDRAYDELSDFTAEWACTGFSLYEQGSDGVWRRLRTFFFGGITVPPQAGAPSTHGTLPTR, from the coding sequence GTGGGGACCGTAACGCTCGGCGTTTCGATCGCGGTCCCGGAGCCCTACGGCAGCCTGCTCCAGGAGCGGCGCGCGGGCTTCGGCGATCCCGCGGCGCACGGCATCCCCACGCACATCACCCTGCTCCCGCCGACGGAGGCGGACTCCTCCGCGCTGGCCGCCATCGAGACGCACCTCTCGGAGGTCGCCGCCTCAGGGCGTCCCTTCCCGATGAGACTGGAAGGGACTGGCACGTTCCGCCCCGTCTCACCCGTCGTCTACGTCACGGTCGCCGAAGGCGCGGACGCCTGCGCCTGGCTCCAGAAGCAGGTGCGGGACGCGTCGGGGCCCGTGGCGCGCGAGCTGCTGTTCCCGTACCACCCGCATGTGACCGTGGCGCACTCCATCGCGGAAGAGGCGATGGACCGGGCCTACGACGAGCTGTCCGACTTCACCGCCGAGTGGGCCTGCACCGGATTCAGCCTCTACGAGCAGGGCTCGGACGGGGTCTGGCGTCGGCTGCGCACCTTCTTCTTCGGCGGTATCACCGTCCCGCCGCAGGCAGGCGCCCCCTCGACCCATGGAACCCTCCCGACCCGCTGA
- the trpS gene encoding tryptophan--tRNA ligase gives MASTRPRVLSGIQPSAGSFHLGNYLGAVRQWVALQETHDAFYMVVDLHAITVPQDPAELRANTRLSVAQLLGAGLDPERCTLFVQSHVPEHAQLAWVMNCLTGFGEASRMTQFKDKSSKQGSDRTTVGLFTYPVLQVADILLYQANQVPVGEDQRQHVELTRDLATRFNGRFGETFTVPDPYILRETAKIYDLQEPTAKMSKSASTAKGLINLMDEPKATAKKVKSAVTDTEAVIRYDVAEKPGVSNLLTIYSTLTGAEVTELEEKYAGKGYGALKTDLAEVLVDFVTAFRDRTQQYLDDPETLDAILAKGAEKARAVAAETLAQAYDKVGFLPAKH, from the coding sequence CCTCGGCGCGGTCCGCCAGTGGGTGGCACTCCAGGAGACGCACGACGCGTTTTACATGGTGGTCGACCTGCACGCCATCACCGTGCCGCAGGATCCCGCCGAGCTTCGCGCCAATACGAGGCTCTCGGTGGCCCAGCTCCTCGGTGCGGGACTCGACCCCGAGCGCTGCACGCTCTTCGTCCAGAGCCACGTGCCCGAGCACGCGCAGCTCGCCTGGGTCATGAACTGTCTGACCGGGTTCGGTGAGGCTTCCCGCATGACGCAGTTCAAGGACAAGTCGTCCAAGCAGGGCAGCGACCGCACCACGGTGGGGCTCTTCACCTACCCGGTGCTCCAGGTCGCCGACATCCTGCTCTACCAGGCCAATCAGGTTCCCGTCGGCGAGGACCAGCGCCAGCACGTCGAGCTGACCCGCGATCTCGCGACGCGTTTCAACGGACGGTTCGGTGAGACGTTCACCGTGCCTGACCCGTACATCCTCCGCGAGACGGCGAAGATCTACGACCTCCAGGAACCGACGGCCAAGATGAGCAAGTCGGCGTCGACGGCCAAGGGCCTCATCAACCTGATGGACGAGCCGAAGGCCACCGCCAAGAAGGTGAAGAGCGCCGTCACCGACACGGAGGCCGTCATCCGCTACGACGTGGCCGAGAAGCCCGGTGTCAGCAACCTCCTCACCATCTACTCGACGCTCACCGGTGCGGAAGTGACCGAACTGGAGGAGAAGTACGCGGGCAAGGGCTACGGTGCGCTCAAGACGGATCTGGCGGAAGTACTCGTGGACTTCGTGACCGCGTTCAGGGACCGCACCCAGCAGTATCTGGACGACCCCGAGACGCTTGACGCGATCCTCGCCAAGGGGGCCGAAAAGGCACGGGCCGTCGCCGCCGAGACCCTCGCACAGGCGTACGACAAGGTCGGCTTTCTGCCGGCCAAGCACTGA